AAGATGATATTGCCATCAGACTTCTGTAGCCTTTGTTTCTATTTCACATTTCACTGGTGGCATATGTACTTCTGATGAAGAATCCGAATTCTGTGCACTAGTGCCCACCCCAATCACAACAATCTGATCGCTATCAAAGCAAGAAGCCACTTTATTGTTGACAGACTGAATTTTTATTATAACATTGGAGAGCTGTAACATACAATGCCAACAAGGACTTTCCCGTATGATAAGAGAGCCGAGAGCATGTTTTGCCTCGTGTACCACATCAGTTATCTCCATCTTAAGATCACTGACGCAAAGTAAAGATCTGAGGGACACTATCTCAGTCTTGACTATTTCAAGTTGATGACCAACGAAAGCAATTGAATCATTCTTGTTATCAAGGACCACATTAATAATTCctaaaagaaaatcaattaatCCCAATGAATTAACCTTTGGAATCAGGTTTGATCTTATTGACTTCCAGATATCAAGATACTTATCTGTAATCATCTCTTTTTTAATGAAATCGATCTCATTTAGGAGATCAAAGAATACGGAAGGGCTGGCTTGACTGGCATCGTCttcattcttgcttattacaAGAAGCAAGTGGATGACACGCGCCTTCTTTGTGGCCACAGCTTTGGTATGTGCCAAGAGATCCTCTGCGCTTTTGCTGTCATCCATCTTTCGGACATCCCTCAGAAATGCTATCACAAAATTCAGCTCCTCGCAAAGGTTGCACACTTGATCTCTTGCAGAAGCCATCAGATATGCTTTGGGACTTAGGAGCTCCTTGAGATCGTTGTGGAAACAGCAGAGAAAGCCAATAGCAACTACCATGGGAATGTTTTCCTTCAGCCGCGATGGTAGCGAAAGCTTCAGGCTTCTGAAGTATGCATACCTCAACTCTGGCTCAATGAGCTGAATCGTCACCAAGACCTGAGAGAACTTGGTTTCCATTGTTTTATCCATATCCTCGAATAACCACTGGAACAAGACACACGCCACAGTGGTTGCCACAACTTCAATTATTCTCAAGAGATCTTCCAACTT
The Capsicum annuum cultivar UCD-10X-F1 unplaced genomic scaffold, UCD10Xv1.1 ctg73517, whole genome shotgun sequence genome window above contains:
- the LOC124894391 gene encoding putative late blight resistance protein homolog R1B-11, producing the protein MLERPSNHFVPMSRGKQAEVWHGKIENLTSKISTSYRSVLQLDARVSASCLVELIDSVLNNLNDLLRRETKQPIDSTKEQMEVLEVKFRFLQNFAWFSSQSCIEHHKLEDLLRIIEVVATTVACVLFQWLFEDMDKTMETKFSQVLVTIQLIEPELRYAYFRSLKLSLPSRLKENIPMVVAIGFLCCFHNDLKELLSPKAYLMASARDQVCNLCEELNFVIAFLRDVRKMDDSKSAEDLLAHTKAVATKKARVIHLLLVISKNEDDASQASPSVFFDLLNEIDFIKKEMITDKYLDIWKSIRSNLIPKVNSLGLIDFLLGIINVVLDNKNDSIAFVGHQLEIVKTEIVSLRSLLCVSDLKMEITDVVHEAKHALGSLIIRESPCWHCMLQLSNVIIKIQSVNNKVASCFDSDQIVVIGVGTSAQNSDSSSEVHMPPVKCEIETKATEV